The following coding sequences are from one Oncorhynchus kisutch isolate 150728-3 linkage group LG23, Okis_V2, whole genome shotgun sequence window:
- the cdk9 gene encoding cyclin-dependent kinase 9: MQRDKTGNAAGAEKPDREAAIMSKYYDGVEFPFCDEFSKYEKLAKIGQGTFGEVFKAKHRQTGKKVALKKVLMENEKEGFPITALREIKILQLLKHENVVNLIEICRTKATQFNRYKGSIYLVFDFCEHDLAGLLSNANVKFTLAEIKKVMQMLLNGLYYIHRNKILHRDMKAANVLITRDGVLKLADFGLARAFSLAKNSQGNRYTNRVVTLWYRPPELLLGERDYGPPIDLWGAGCIMAEMWTRSPIMQGNTEQHQLTLISQLCGSITAEVWPGVDKKYELYQKMELPKGQKRKVKDRLKAYVKDPYALDLIDKLLVLDPAQRTDSDDALNHDFFWSDPMPSDLKNMLSTHNTSMFEYLAPPRRRGHMPQQPANQNRNPATTSQTEFDRVF; the protein is encoded by the exons ATGCAGCGAGACAAAACAGGAAACGCCGCCGGGGCTGAAAA GCCTGACCGGGAGGCCGCCATTATGTCCAAATACTACGACGGAGTCGAATTCCCTTTCTGTGATGAGTTTTCTAAATATGAAAAGCTTGCCAAGATCGGCCAAGGGACCTTTGG GGAGGTGTTCAAAGccaaacacagacagactgggaAGAAGGTAGCACTGAAGAAAGTGTTGATGGAGAATGAGAAAGAAGGG TTTCCAATCACTGCTTTGAGAGAGATCAAGATTCTTCAGCTCTTGAAACATGAGAACGTTGTCAACCTCATAGAGATCTGTCGAACCAAAG CCACCCAGTTCAACCGCTACAAAGGAAGCATCTACCTGGTGTTTGACTTCTGTGAGCACGACCTGGCAGGGTTGCTAAGCAACGCCAATGTGAAATTCACCCTGGCCGAGATCAAGAAGGTGATGCAGATGCTGCTGAACGGGCTCTACTATATCCACAGAAACAAG ATCTTACACAGAGACATGAAGGCAGCCAACGTGCTCATCACCCGTGACGGCGTGCTGAAGCTGGCAGACTTTGGGCTTGCGCGAGCCTTCAGCCTGGCCAAAAACAGCCAGGGCAACCGCTACACCAACCGCGTAGTCACACTCTGGTACAGGCCCCCAGAGCTGCTGCTAG GCGAGAGAGACTACGGGCCTCCCATTGACCTGTGGGGTGCAGGCTGCATCATGGCGGAGATGTGGACACGCAGTCCCATCATGCAAGGCAACACAGAGCAGCACCAGCTCACACTCATCAGTCAACTGTGTGGCTCTATCACGGCAGAG GTATGGCCGGGCGTGGACAAGAAGTATGAGCTTTACCAGAAGATGGAGCTCCCTAAGGGCCAGAAGAGGAAAGTGAAGGACCGCCTCAAGGCCTATGTCAAGGACCCGTACGCCCTGGACTTGATTGACAAGCTCCTAGTCTTAGACCCGGCGCAGAGGACGGACAGCGACGACGCTCTGAACCACGACTTCTTCTGGTCGGACCCCATGCCCTCGGACCTGAAGAACATGCTCTCCACGCACAACACGTCCATGTTTGAGTACCTGGCCCCGCCCCGCCGGAGAGGTCACATGCCCCAGcagccagccaatcagaacaGGAACCCGGCCACAACGAGTCAGACGGAGTTTGACCGGGTGTTTTGA